GCCCCCAGTGGATCATCCATTGCTTGTTCTCAATTTGTGTTGTCATTGTTGTTTGTCGTCCAACGCTCCGCATAACCGGCTGGCAATGGAGCGCAGCGGAATTGCCAGTCCGAGTTGATGCGGTTGTTAGCCTCAGTTTTTATTGTAGCCATGCTCTCGTGACAACAAAGCATTCTTCCAGTGCGACTCTCTTGAAATAACTGCATCATCAGGGGTAGACATGGACATTATTTCGAGTATAGAAAGGCGAAAATTCTTACGGGCGTACTTGATTTGCTTTTCATCAATAAGCTTTGTGAGCTCGTCATTCCATCCATGTCCTGTTCCTATGTAGCAGGCCCATCTTGACCAAATACCAGCACCTCCATAAGCGGAGCCAATGTATTCCTTTCCATTGTTTTTATCAGATATCAGGTAGACACCTTTTACGCTGGATAGTGCCGCTTTCCAATCGGACCGTTCAGACTTGAAAATTGATTCTAACACATGGAAATCGTGGCAGATGTTTTCATATCCAGGAAAGCTCTCCCCGCTAAAGGGCGTGGGAAGAACTTCAAGGACGTCAAATTCATCATAATATCTTTCAAGGTAGTAAGCCC
This sequence is a window from Deltaproteobacteria bacterium. Protein-coding genes within it:
- a CDS encoding GIY-YIG nuclease family protein, whose amino-acid sequence is MIRLKDIIRVEDPTQYKLHLACRNEDWVSPLDEFVADYKNWLGWNEWRGNKNDWTRDFVFSLMEFYPRSDSWLFGGIFRVLQRQDDHYVIEEVEDYKKFIGRVILSFHRYQGMRGRAYYLERYYDEFDVLEVLPTPFSGESFPGYENICHDFHVLESIFKSERSDWKAALSSVKGVYLISDKNNGKEYIGSAYGGAGIWSRWACYIGTGHGWNDELTKLIDEKQIKYARKNFRLSILEIMSMSTPDDAVISRESHWKNALLSREHGYNKN